One window of Athalia rosae chromosome 4, iyAthRosa1.1, whole genome shotgun sequence genomic DNA carries:
- the LOC105684266 gene encoding ABC transporter G family member 21 isoform X3 → MEELLAGLLQGPILLPPKVESSALQLVCPLESRPVQLVFRNLQVVKDKRALLRDVSGVVKPGELLAVMGPSGCGKTTLLNCLSGRVGLDGGEIWLNRERLTKRWRRRICYVQQQDVFFPDLTLRQTLEYQARLRLPDTLSHSQKMQCVDHIIEVLDLAACQDTIIGDYTKRGLSGGEKKRTSIACELLTNPSLMLLDEPTSGLDSHSAQALISRLKKYAEQEGKSIVVTVHQPSSRMFHSFSKLLLLSRGQVAYYGSTANIGRFFSTIGLTLLPHYNPADFILEQIKGPEEVRERIVAAARAARQGLDCPLELRPDYNPSQHPLCDHLIHYHEHHITHNGNGECKDITNGGKLDMCVVIDTPNHNTSSHVYTAIVKEDDGRTLWLDTQSHASSSASSSDDDYSWHWPTSFWSQFKVLSERNFQEARPRMLSRLNWLQTVALGLLAGLLWLRLPRTEAALHDIQGWMFFSTTYWMLFAHFGALSSFPPEREVINKERLSGSYRLSAYYLAKMVGELPLTITLPAVYHIISYPMLGFHSPAVFVTLLAFLLLNTVVAQSVGFFVGACCLDLQVSITASALYTLGTQLLGGYLATAVPPWLAWARYASMVHYAYQNMQILEFGVGEPITCAQPSKFPECKNGTTIPVSAILEGPGGANGPGLPLWANTAVLLAFLVIFRTLGYLVLRYYRVPK, encoded by the exons ATGGAGGAACTCCTCGCAGGATTGTTGCAGGGACCGATTCTTCTTCCACCAAA AGTGGAAAGTTCGGCACTGCAGTTGGTATGTCCGCTGGAGTCCCGCCCCGTTCAGCTGGTGTTCCGGAATCTGCAGGTGGTCAAGGATAAAAGAGCTCTACTTCGCGATGTCTCCGGCGTCGTTAAACCCGGAGAACTTCTGGCTGTTATGGGACCTTCAG GCTGCGGAAAAACTACGTTGCTGAACTGTTTGTCCGGTCGAGTCGGTTTGGACGGTGGCGAGATTTGGCTAAATCGAGAACGTCTGACGAAGAGATGGCGCCGAAGGATTTGTTACGTACAACAACAAGACGTCTTCTTTCCAGATCTCACCTTACGCCAGACTCTAGAG TACCAAGCTCGCCTCAGGTTGCCAGACACGCTTTCACACTCTCAAAAGATGCAGTGTGTAGACCACATCATCGAGGTTCTTGACCTCGCCGCCTGCCAAGACACCA TTATTGGAGATTATACGAAACGAGGGCTTtcgggaggtgaaaaaaagaggaccAGTATCGCCTGCGAACTACTCACCAATCCATCCCTGATGCTCCTCGAT GAACCAACGAGCGGACTGGACTCTCATTCTGCCCAGGCGCTCATTTCGCGGTTAAAGAAATACGCCGAACAAGAGGGGAAAAGCATCGTCGTCACTGTTCACCAACCGAGCTCTCGAATGTTTCACAGTTTCAGCAAATTGTTACTTCTCAGCAGAGGACAAGTAGCGTATTACGGATCGACCGCCAATATCGGGAGGTTCTTTTCAACGATCGGACTCACGTTATTACCGCATTATAACCCCGCTGACTTTATAC tcGAACAAATAAAGGGACCAGAAGAGGTTCGGGAGAGGATCGTCGCTGCGGCAAGGGCTGCTCGACAAGGACTAGATTGTCCGTTGGAACTTCGTCCGGACTACAATCCTAGCCAGCATCCACTTTGCGACCACCTAATCCATTACCACGAACACCATATCACACATAACG GAAACGGAGAATGCAAGGACATTACGAACGGAGGCAAACTGGATATGTGCGTTGTGATTGACACCCCGAACCACAACACCAGCAGTCACGTTTACACTGCCATCG tTAAAGAAGACGACGGCAGGACCCTTTGGCTAGACACTCAAAGTCACGCCAGCAGTAGCGCCAGTTCTTCGGACGACGATTATTCCTGGCACTGGCCGACCAGCTTCTGGTCTCAGTTCAAA GTGCTCTCTGAGCGAAATTTCCAAGAGGCTAGACCGCGGATGTTATCACGGTTGAATTGGCTTCAGACAGTTGCTTTAGGTCTTTTAGCAGGTCTGCTTTGGCTCCGTCTTCCTAGGACAGAAGCGGCCCTCCATGACATCCAGGGATGGATGTTCTTCAGTACAACGTACTGGATGTTATTCGCCCACTTCGGAGCTCTCTCTAGTT TTCCTCCCGAACGCGAGGTGATCAACAAAGAGCGTCTTTCTGGGTCATACCGTCTCTCAGCTTACTACCTAGCAAAGATGGTTGGCGAGTTACCGTTGACGATAACCCTTCCAGCAGTTTATCACATTATCAGCTATCCCATGTTGGGATTTCACAGTCCAGCAGTATTCGTTACGCTACTCGCGTTCCTTCTACTGAACACGGTAGTCGCTCAG AGCGTGGGCTTTTTCGTGGGCGCTTGTTGCCTGGACCTTCAGGTTAGCATAACGGCATCCGCGCTCTACACCCTCGGTACCCAACTCCTAGGCGGTTATCTGGCGACCGCCGTACCCCCCTGGCTTGCCTGGGCGAGGTACGCCAGCATGGTACACTACGCCTACCAGAATATGCAGATATTGGAATTCGGTGTCGGGGAGCC
- the LOC105684266 gene encoding ABC transporter G family member 21 isoform X5 → MVIICRVESSALQLVCPLESRPVQLVFRNLQVVKDKRALLRDVSGVVKPGELLAVMGPSGCGKTTLLNCLSGRVGLDGGEIWLNRERLTKRWRRRICYVQQQDVFFPDLTLRQTLEYQARLRLPDTLSHSQKMQCVDHIIEVLDLAACQDTIIGDYTKRGLSGGEKKRTSIACELLTNPSLMLLDEPTSGLDSHSAQALISRLKKYAEQEGKSIVVTVHQPSSRMFHSFSKLLLLSRGQVAYYGSTANIGRFFSTIGLTLLPHYNPADFILEQIKGPEEVRERIVAAARAARQGLDCPLELRPDYNPSQHPLCDHLIHYHEHHITHNGNGECKDITNGGKLDMCVVIDTPNHNTSSHVYTAIVKEDDGRTLWLDTQSHASSSASSSDDDYSWHWPTSFWSQFKVLSERNFQEARPRMLSRLNWLQTVALGLLAGLLWLRLPRTEAALHDIQGWMFFSTTYWMLFAHFGALSSFPPEREVINKERLSGSYRLSAYYLAKMVGELPLTITLPAVYHIISYPMLGFHSPAVFVTLLAFLLLNTVVAQSVGFFVGACCLDLQVSITASALYTLGTQLLGGYLATAVPPWLAWARYASMVHYAYQNMQILEFGVGEPITCAQPSKFPECKNGTTIPVSAILEGPGGANGPGLPLWANTAVLLAFLVIFRTLGYLVLRYYRVPK, encoded by the exons ATGGTCATCATCTGCAG AGTGGAAAGTTCGGCACTGCAGTTGGTATGTCCGCTGGAGTCCCGCCCCGTTCAGCTGGTGTTCCGGAATCTGCAGGTGGTCAAGGATAAAAGAGCTCTACTTCGCGATGTCTCCGGCGTCGTTAAACCCGGAGAACTTCTGGCTGTTATGGGACCTTCAG GCTGCGGAAAAACTACGTTGCTGAACTGTTTGTCCGGTCGAGTCGGTTTGGACGGTGGCGAGATTTGGCTAAATCGAGAACGTCTGACGAAGAGATGGCGCCGAAGGATTTGTTACGTACAACAACAAGACGTCTTCTTTCCAGATCTCACCTTACGCCAGACTCTAGAG TACCAAGCTCGCCTCAGGTTGCCAGACACGCTTTCACACTCTCAAAAGATGCAGTGTGTAGACCACATCATCGAGGTTCTTGACCTCGCCGCCTGCCAAGACACCA TTATTGGAGATTATACGAAACGAGGGCTTtcgggaggtgaaaaaaagaggaccAGTATCGCCTGCGAACTACTCACCAATCCATCCCTGATGCTCCTCGAT GAACCAACGAGCGGACTGGACTCTCATTCTGCCCAGGCGCTCATTTCGCGGTTAAAGAAATACGCCGAACAAGAGGGGAAAAGCATCGTCGTCACTGTTCACCAACCGAGCTCTCGAATGTTTCACAGTTTCAGCAAATTGTTACTTCTCAGCAGAGGACAAGTAGCGTATTACGGATCGACCGCCAATATCGGGAGGTTCTTTTCAACGATCGGACTCACGTTATTACCGCATTATAACCCCGCTGACTTTATAC tcGAACAAATAAAGGGACCAGAAGAGGTTCGGGAGAGGATCGTCGCTGCGGCAAGGGCTGCTCGACAAGGACTAGATTGTCCGTTGGAACTTCGTCCGGACTACAATCCTAGCCAGCATCCACTTTGCGACCACCTAATCCATTACCACGAACACCATATCACACATAACG GAAACGGAGAATGCAAGGACATTACGAACGGAGGCAAACTGGATATGTGCGTTGTGATTGACACCCCGAACCACAACACCAGCAGTCACGTTTACACTGCCATCG tTAAAGAAGACGACGGCAGGACCCTTTGGCTAGACACTCAAAGTCACGCCAGCAGTAGCGCCAGTTCTTCGGACGACGATTATTCCTGGCACTGGCCGACCAGCTTCTGGTCTCAGTTCAAA GTGCTCTCTGAGCGAAATTTCCAAGAGGCTAGACCGCGGATGTTATCACGGTTGAATTGGCTTCAGACAGTTGCTTTAGGTCTTTTAGCAGGTCTGCTTTGGCTCCGTCTTCCTAGGACAGAAGCGGCCCTCCATGACATCCAGGGATGGATGTTCTTCAGTACAACGTACTGGATGTTATTCGCCCACTTCGGAGCTCTCTCTAGTT TTCCTCCCGAACGCGAGGTGATCAACAAAGAGCGTCTTTCTGGGTCATACCGTCTCTCAGCTTACTACCTAGCAAAGATGGTTGGCGAGTTACCGTTGACGATAACCCTTCCAGCAGTTTATCACATTATCAGCTATCCCATGTTGGGATTTCACAGTCCAGCAGTATTCGTTACGCTACTCGCGTTCCTTCTACTGAACACGGTAGTCGCTCAG AGCGTGGGCTTTTTCGTGGGCGCTTGTTGCCTGGACCTTCAGGTTAGCATAACGGCATCCGCGCTCTACACCCTCGGTACCCAACTCCTAGGCGGTTATCTGGCGACCGCCGTACCCCCCTGGCTTGCCTGGGCGAGGTACGCCAGCATGGTACACTACGCCTACCAGAATATGCAGATATTGGAATTCGGTGTCGGGGAGCC
- the LOC105684266 gene encoding ABC transporter G family member 21 isoform X4 → MLIDDFAKFKRLRIGTKVESSALQLVCPLESRPVQLVFRNLQVVKDKRALLRDVSGVVKPGELLAVMGPSGCGKTTLLNCLSGRVGLDGGEIWLNRERLTKRWRRRICYVQQQDVFFPDLTLRQTLEYQARLRLPDTLSHSQKMQCVDHIIEVLDLAACQDTIIGDYTKRGLSGGEKKRTSIACELLTNPSLMLLDEPTSGLDSHSAQALISRLKKYAEQEGKSIVVTVHQPSSRMFHSFSKLLLLSRGQVAYYGSTANIGRFFSTIGLTLLPHYNPADFILEQIKGPEEVRERIVAAARAARQGLDCPLELRPDYNPSQHPLCDHLIHYHEHHITHNGNGECKDITNGGKLDMCVVIDTPNHNTSSHVYTAIVKEDDGRTLWLDTQSHASSSASSSDDDYSWHWPTSFWSQFKVLSERNFQEARPRMLSRLNWLQTVALGLLAGLLWLRLPRTEAALHDIQGWMFFSTTYWMLFAHFGALSSFPPEREVINKERLSGSYRLSAYYLAKMVGELPLTITLPAVYHIISYPMLGFHSPAVFVTLLAFLLLNTVVAQSVGFFVGACCLDLQVSITASALYTLGTQLLGGYLATAVPPWLAWARYASMVHYAYQNMQILEFGVGEPITCAQPSKFPECKNGTTIPVSAILEGPGGANGPGLPLWANTAVLLAFLVIFRTLGYLVLRYYRVPK, encoded by the exons ATGTTGATAGACGACTTTGCGAAATTCAAGAGGCTGCGAATCGGTACAAA AGTGGAAAGTTCGGCACTGCAGTTGGTATGTCCGCTGGAGTCCCGCCCCGTTCAGCTGGTGTTCCGGAATCTGCAGGTGGTCAAGGATAAAAGAGCTCTACTTCGCGATGTCTCCGGCGTCGTTAAACCCGGAGAACTTCTGGCTGTTATGGGACCTTCAG GCTGCGGAAAAACTACGTTGCTGAACTGTTTGTCCGGTCGAGTCGGTTTGGACGGTGGCGAGATTTGGCTAAATCGAGAACGTCTGACGAAGAGATGGCGCCGAAGGATTTGTTACGTACAACAACAAGACGTCTTCTTTCCAGATCTCACCTTACGCCAGACTCTAGAG TACCAAGCTCGCCTCAGGTTGCCAGACACGCTTTCACACTCTCAAAAGATGCAGTGTGTAGACCACATCATCGAGGTTCTTGACCTCGCCGCCTGCCAAGACACCA TTATTGGAGATTATACGAAACGAGGGCTTtcgggaggtgaaaaaaagaggaccAGTATCGCCTGCGAACTACTCACCAATCCATCCCTGATGCTCCTCGAT GAACCAACGAGCGGACTGGACTCTCATTCTGCCCAGGCGCTCATTTCGCGGTTAAAGAAATACGCCGAACAAGAGGGGAAAAGCATCGTCGTCACTGTTCACCAACCGAGCTCTCGAATGTTTCACAGTTTCAGCAAATTGTTACTTCTCAGCAGAGGACAAGTAGCGTATTACGGATCGACCGCCAATATCGGGAGGTTCTTTTCAACGATCGGACTCACGTTATTACCGCATTATAACCCCGCTGACTTTATAC tcGAACAAATAAAGGGACCAGAAGAGGTTCGGGAGAGGATCGTCGCTGCGGCAAGGGCTGCTCGACAAGGACTAGATTGTCCGTTGGAACTTCGTCCGGACTACAATCCTAGCCAGCATCCACTTTGCGACCACCTAATCCATTACCACGAACACCATATCACACATAACG GAAACGGAGAATGCAAGGACATTACGAACGGAGGCAAACTGGATATGTGCGTTGTGATTGACACCCCGAACCACAACACCAGCAGTCACGTTTACACTGCCATCG tTAAAGAAGACGACGGCAGGACCCTTTGGCTAGACACTCAAAGTCACGCCAGCAGTAGCGCCAGTTCTTCGGACGACGATTATTCCTGGCACTGGCCGACCAGCTTCTGGTCTCAGTTCAAA GTGCTCTCTGAGCGAAATTTCCAAGAGGCTAGACCGCGGATGTTATCACGGTTGAATTGGCTTCAGACAGTTGCTTTAGGTCTTTTAGCAGGTCTGCTTTGGCTCCGTCTTCCTAGGACAGAAGCGGCCCTCCATGACATCCAGGGATGGATGTTCTTCAGTACAACGTACTGGATGTTATTCGCCCACTTCGGAGCTCTCTCTAGTT TTCCTCCCGAACGCGAGGTGATCAACAAAGAGCGTCTTTCTGGGTCATACCGTCTCTCAGCTTACTACCTAGCAAAGATGGTTGGCGAGTTACCGTTGACGATAACCCTTCCAGCAGTTTATCACATTATCAGCTATCCCATGTTGGGATTTCACAGTCCAGCAGTATTCGTTACGCTACTCGCGTTCCTTCTACTGAACACGGTAGTCGCTCAG AGCGTGGGCTTTTTCGTGGGCGCTTGTTGCCTGGACCTTCAGGTTAGCATAACGGCATCCGCGCTCTACACCCTCGGTACCCAACTCCTAGGCGGTTATCTGGCGACCGCCGTACCCCCCTGGCTTGCCTGGGCGAGGTACGCCAGCATGGTACACTACGCCTACCAGAATATGCAGATATTGGAATTCGGTGTCGGGGAGCC